A region from the Lentimonas sp. CC4 genome encodes:
- a CDS encoding A/G-specific adenine glycosylase translates to MTKLTDNIADFQQALADWYATAQRPLPWRTAPSLYKTVVSELMAQQTQIKTMLPYFDRWLKRFPDFQALADAPSDDVLKHWEGLGYYSRARNLHKLAQEYVALDPKPTTAKEWQALPGIGPYTSAAISSIAQNFPAAVVDGNVVRILARLTNDDRAFKNNGDAVKSFTPTADTVLNHSTPGDHNQAMMELGATICQKANPLCTVCPVVQFCAAAAAGTQEGIPNIQRKAIQQVQIDRVWIVQDKKLLLHRIPDNAKQLAGQYELPATTHFEAKPKLGKALATKTRGITNKRIKETIYPLKSQTSSLPPQVSGLKSPPSQLSALPPQVSSLSWVALDQLDSITLSGPHRRWTKELLKQRL, encoded by the coding sequence ATGACCAAATTGACCGACAACATTGCCGACTTTCAACAAGCCCTCGCCGACTGGTATGCCACCGCGCAGCGTCCGCTGCCGTGGCGCACGGCCCCCTCGCTCTACAAAACCGTGGTCTCCGAGCTGATGGCGCAGCAGACGCAGATCAAGACGATGCTGCCCTACTTTGATCGTTGGCTCAAACGCTTCCCCGACTTCCAAGCACTCGCCGACGCACCCAGCGACGATGTGCTTAAGCACTGGGAAGGCCTCGGCTACTACAGCCGCGCCCGCAATCTACACAAACTCGCGCAGGAATATGTCGCCCTCGATCCGAAGCCGACCACCGCCAAAGAGTGGCAAGCCCTGCCCGGCATCGGCCCCTATACTTCAGCCGCCATCAGCTCGATCGCGCAAAACTTCCCAGCCGCCGTCGTCGATGGCAATGTCGTGCGTATTCTCGCACGCCTGACCAACGACGACCGCGCCTTCAAAAACAACGGCGATGCCGTCAAGAGCTTCACGCCAACCGCCGACACCGTGCTCAACCACAGCACCCCGGGTGATCACAACCAAGCAATGATGGAGCTCGGGGCCACGATTTGCCAGAAAGCGAATCCGCTCTGCACCGTCTGCCCTGTCGTGCAATTTTGCGCCGCCGCTGCAGCCGGCACCCAGGAAGGCATTCCCAACATTCAGCGCAAAGCGATCCAGCAAGTGCAGATCGACCGCGTCTGGATCGTCCAAGACAAAAAACTCCTCCTCCACCGCATCCCCGACAACGCCAAACAACTGGCAGGTCAATACGAACTGCCCGCCACCACACACTTCGAAGCCAAACCAAAGCTAGGCAAAGCCCTAGCCACCAAAACCCGCGGCATCACCAACAAGCGCATCAAAGAGACGATCTACCCACTCAAATCTCAAACCTCAAGTCTCCCCCCTCAAGTCTCAGGTCTCAAATCTCCCCCCTCTCAGCTCTCTGCCCTCCCCCCTCAGGTCTCTTCCCTCTCCTGGGTCGCCCTTGACCAGCTAGACAGCATCACCCTCTCCGGCCCCCACCGCCGCTGGACTAAAGAGCTGTTAAAACAACGATTATAA
- a CDS encoding type II toxin-antitoxin system HigB family toxin: MRIISRGTLRDFWQIHADAEQALRAWFHEASEAKWSTQKAIKQAYPSADILPGNRIVFNIKGNHYRLIVKVHYNTGILFIRFIGTHAEYDKIDAIII; encoded by the coding sequence ATGCGAATCATCAGCCGAGGCACCTTACGCGATTTCTGGCAAATACATGCCGATGCTGAACAAGCTCTACGTGCATGGTTCCATGAAGCTTCGGAAGCAAAGTGGTCCACCCAGAAAGCAATCAAGCAAGCCTATCCATCTGCTGATATCCTTCCAGGCAATCGCATCGTCTTCAACATCAAGGGCAATCACTACAGACTCATTGTAAAAGTCCACTACAACACAGGAATCCTCTTTATTCGTTTTATCGGAACGCACGCCGAATATGACAAGATCGACGCCATCATTATCTAA
- a CDS encoding transcriptional regulator, whose translation MQPKILQTKADHSAALNRVEALMDATPGSSEEAELELWTLLIENYESKHQPVPPPDPIEAIKFRMEQLGLKATDLTKYIPSKSKVSEVLNHKRPLSLNMIRALHTGLGISAETLVQEPQSDYGTQNK comes from the coding sequence ATGCAACCCAAAATCCTACAGACAAAAGCCGACCACTCCGCAGCGCTCAATCGTGTGGAAGCCCTGATGGATGCCACGCCCGGCAGCTCAGAAGAAGCGGAATTAGAGCTATGGACGCTGCTCATCGAAAACTACGAATCCAAGCACCAGCCCGTGCCACCGCCCGATCCCATCGAAGCCATCAAATTCCGGATGGAGCAACTCGGGCTCAAAGCCACCGACCTCACCAAATACATTCCCAGTAAGAGCAAGGTATCCGAAGTTCTTAACCACAAACGCCCCCTGAGCCTCAACATGATCCGCGCCCTTCATACCGGCCTAGGCATCTCAGCCGAAACGCTCGTGCAGGAACCACAGTCCGACTACGGAACACAGAATAAATAG
- a CDS encoding U32 family peptidase: MPKLIPKRLNVDSDRSHATLYKPEILAPAGDWECARAAVENGADAIFFGLDRFNARMRGKNFTEADLPDLMAYLHERGVRGYVTFNTLVFSNELEDAESFLRSIISAGVDAAIVQDVGICRLIRKLSPDFPIHASTQMSVTSEAGVHFAEELGSSVVVLARECSLKEINAIKEKTLKNGLDMPLEIFVHGALCVAYSGQCLTSESLGGRSANRGECAQACRLPYDLFSDGEQVELGAQRYLLSPQDLAGLDAMDGIIDAGVASLKIEGRLKAPEYVAAVTSVYRKALDAAWNKRYPEQATKLAPFSADEGRYALEMTFSRGLTTGWLGGIDNQKLVHARFGKKRGVRLGVVERIERDGIWLALDHEVKAGDGVVLDRGHPDEREEGGRITSVDTESNRSFIRFLRDSINWHRVSAGDTVYKTSDPALDKALRQSFEVEQPNYKRPITATVTGCIGQPLVLSLQDEEGRVVQTESEQSLEAAQKKAADTETLTKKIGRLGSTGFHLASLDNQLGDGCMVPASMLNQLRRDAVDQLIALRAQPLRWQLALPGPILTSHPSQTSTSHSAQPYLIPYVRNWEQFDVALTLPYSEIYIELEDPRKYAEAVQRARDAEQQDGRKRDIWVAPPRMFKSGEDFITKQLLKCGADGFLARNHEHLNALSEHRMRGDFSLNVANHLTAEYLIDRWKLERLTASYDLNTTQLDALLSNSKPGWFEITLHQHMPMFHMEHCVFCAFLSEGKDFRDCGRPCDTHQVQLKDRVGALHPLKADAGCRNTLFNSKAQTGAEFAHDMAKHGAAAFRIEFLNETGDEVRRTMEHYEALLRGEMSPDTLWQELRLINQLGVTRGTLER, encoded by the coding sequence ATGCCAAAACTCATACCAAAGCGCCTCAACGTCGATAGCGACCGCTCGCACGCCACACTCTACAAACCTGAAATCCTTGCGCCTGCAGGCGACTGGGAATGCGCCCGCGCGGCTGTCGAGAATGGTGCCGATGCGATTTTCTTTGGTCTGGATCGTTTCAATGCGCGCATGCGCGGCAAGAATTTCACCGAAGCCGACCTGCCAGATTTGATGGCTTACCTACATGAGCGCGGTGTGCGCGGCTATGTGACTTTCAATACGCTGGTCTTTTCCAATGAGCTCGAAGATGCCGAAAGCTTCCTACGCTCCATCATCAGCGCCGGAGTCGATGCGGCCATCGTGCAAGACGTCGGTATCTGCCGTCTGATCCGCAAGCTGTCTCCAGACTTCCCCATCCATGCGTCCACTCAGATGAGTGTGACCAGCGAAGCCGGCGTTCATTTCGCTGAAGAACTCGGTTCCAGCGTCGTGGTATTGGCACGTGAGTGTTCGCTCAAGGAGATCAACGCGATCAAAGAAAAGACCCTCAAGAACGGCCTTGATATGCCGTTGGAAATCTTCGTCCACGGCGCGCTCTGTGTGGCGTATTCGGGGCAGTGCTTGACCAGCGAATCGCTCGGCGGACGTTCCGCCAATCGCGGCGAATGCGCGCAAGCCTGTCGCCTGCCCTACGACCTGTTTAGCGACGGCGAACAAGTAGAGCTCGGCGCGCAACGCTACTTACTCAGCCCACAAGACCTTGCAGGACTCGATGCAATGGACGGCATCATCGATGCTGGCGTTGCGAGTTTAAAAATCGAAGGCCGCCTGAAAGCACCTGAATACGTAGCCGCCGTAACCAGCGTCTATCGCAAAGCACTCGATGCCGCGTGGAATAAGCGCTATCCCGAACAAGCGACAAAACTCGCCCCCTTCAGCGCCGACGAAGGCCGCTACGCCTTGGAAATGACCTTCTCTCGTGGCCTCACCACTGGCTGGCTCGGCGGTATCGACAATCAAAAACTCGTGCATGCGCGCTTCGGCAAAAAGCGTGGCGTTCGTCTCGGCGTCGTCGAGCGCATCGAGCGCGACGGCATCTGGCTCGCACTGGATCATGAGGTCAAAGCGGGCGACGGCGTCGTGCTCGACCGCGGACATCCCGACGAACGCGAAGAAGGCGGACGTATCACATCCGTGGATACTGAGAGCAACCGTAGCTTCATCCGTTTCCTAAGAGACTCCATCAACTGGCACCGCGTCAGCGCCGGCGACACCGTTTATAAAACATCAGACCCTGCGTTGGATAAGGCACTGCGCCAAAGTTTCGAAGTGGAGCAGCCAAATTACAAACGCCCAATTACTGCAACCGTCACTGGATGCATTGGCCAACCACTCGTGCTCTCACTTCAAGATGAAGAAGGCCGCGTCGTGCAAACCGAATCGGAGCAATCCCTCGAAGCCGCACAAAAGAAAGCCGCTGACACCGAAACACTCACAAAGAAGATCGGGCGACTTGGCAGCACAGGGTTTCATCTCGCATCTTTGGACAATCAACTCGGCGACGGCTGCATGGTGCCCGCGTCGATGCTCAACCAATTACGTCGCGACGCAGTGGACCAACTGATCGCGCTACGCGCCCAACCACTACGCTGGCAACTAGCACTTCCAGGCCCGATTCTCACTTCCCACCCCTCACAGACCTCCACTTCTCACTCGGCGCAGCCGTATTTGATTCCGTATGTTAGGAATTGGGAACAGTTCGACGTGGCGCTCACACTGCCCTACTCCGAAATCTACATTGAGCTCGAAGATCCACGCAAATATGCCGAAGCCGTGCAACGCGCCCGCGACGCCGAACAACAAGACGGACGCAAGCGCGACATCTGGGTCGCACCACCGCGCATGTTCAAATCCGGTGAGGATTTCATCACGAAGCAGTTGCTCAAATGCGGCGCAGACGGATTCCTCGCCCGCAACCATGAACACCTCAACGCGCTATCAGAGCATCGCATGCGCGGGGACTTCTCGCTCAACGTTGCGAATCATTTGACCGCCGAATATTTGATTGATCGTTGGAAACTCGAACGCCTCACCGCCTCGTATGACCTGAACACCACGCAACTTGATGCACTACTCAGCAATTCAAAGCCCGGCTGGTTTGAAATTACGCTGCACCAACACATGCCCATGTTTCATATGGAGCACTGCGTGTTCTGCGCCTTTCTATCGGAGGGCAAAGACTTCCGCGACTGCGGACGCCCGTGCGACACGCATCAAGTGCAGTTGAAAGACCGCGTCGGTGCACTGCATCCATTAAAAGCCGATGCTGGTTGCCGCAATACACTGTTCAATTCCAAAGCCCAGACCGGCGCTGAGTTCGCACATGACATGGCGAAGCATGGCGCAGCCGCGTTCCGCATCGAATTCCTCAACGAAACCGGCGACGAAGTGCGCCGCACGATGGAACACTACGAAGCATTGCTTCGCGGCGAAATGAGCCCCGACACACTGTGGCAGGAATTGAGACTGATCAATCAGCTCGGAGTGACGCGCGGAACGTTGGAGCGGTAG
- a CDS encoding COX15/CtaA family protein, which translates to MTTLTSKRTDTYQPWLFAFCVFALCWITPLLFAGGFTTSIRAGMAFLDWPLSNGSLNPTDWTVQSDMRAEHSHRLLGMIVGFLSLGLLLFTWLREERSWMRVWARVLVLVVVLQGVLGGARVRFDALNTMADHNLVAQSFAVAHACGAMIVLGILVALTIGSSRKWIEHNGGLTRAVPSSIKHWGIACTVTIFLQILVGAIMRHAEAGLAIAQFPMAQPGSLLPAYWNFDVAIHFAHRVGAVIVTGVLLIFLSQLWANNTTRKAFKIGILAILGLLILQVYLGALTIWTVRNPYVATIHHLIGAFLLASTWGITFLAHRPGKA; encoded by the coding sequence ATGACCACTCTTACATCCAAACGCACTGACACGTATCAACCGTGGCTCTTCGCTTTCTGCGTCTTCGCACTTTGCTGGATCACACCGCTACTCTTCGCTGGTGGGTTTACCACCAGTATCCGTGCGGGTATGGCCTTTCTCGATTGGCCCCTCTCCAATGGCTCACTCAACCCGACTGACTGGACCGTGCAATCCGACATGCGCGCGGAACACAGCCACCGCCTACTCGGCATGATCGTGGGCTTTCTCTCGCTCGGACTCTTACTCTTCACCTGGCTGCGTGAAGAGCGCTCATGGATGCGTGTTTGGGCACGCGTGCTGGTGCTGGTCGTCGTTTTGCAGGGAGTGCTCGGCGGCGCGCGCGTGCGATTTGATGCGCTCAATACAATGGCCGATCACAATCTGGTGGCGCAAAGTTTCGCGGTGGCGCACGCCTGTGGCGCAATGATCGTGTTGGGAATCCTCGTGGCACTGACAATCGGCAGTTCACGCAAATGGATCGAGCACAACGGGGGGCTCACTCGAGCGGTGCCAAGCTCAATCAAGCACTGGGGGATTGCCTGCACCGTGACGATTTTCCTACAAATTCTGGTCGGCGCGATCATGCGACATGCCGAGGCGGGACTTGCGATCGCACAATTTCCAATGGCACAACCAGGCAGTTTGCTACCAGCCTATTGGAATTTTGACGTCGCCATTCACTTTGCACACCGTGTCGGAGCGGTCATAGTAACAGGAGTGCTACTGATATTTCTCAGTCAACTTTGGGCCAACAATACGACACGTAAGGCCTTTAAGATTGGGATATTAGCAATTCTTGGGCTGCTCATCCTTCAAGTTTACTTGGGCGCACTCACGATCTGGACAGTAAGAAATCCTTATGTCGCAACAATTCACCACCTAATTGGCGCTTTTCTACTTGCAAGCACGTGGGGCATTACTTTTCTAGCGCATCGTCCAGGAAAAGCATAA
- the cyoE gene encoding heme o synthase — MSHSSTQSSSITGSSESAVSWRDRAEDFYELTKPRLSFLSVVTAVAGYLSADPERDLGVLFSLLIGTSLAAGGAAVLNQWLEREADAKMVRTKDRAIPAGRIAPMHALIYGLGLSILGCFLLYKGANLLAGTLTAATIASYVLLYTPLKRLTTWNTLIGAIPGALPPLIGWAAAEGQITTLGWILFAILFLWQMPHFFAIAWTHRKDYAQGGFVMLSNADSTGHKVAVQSFAFCLALIVSTLLPVLLGYATWIYGTIAIAAGIYMLRPAIAFLKAEERDAAARKLFFASIFYLPALLFPLVLDLWLL, encoded by the coding sequence TTGAGTCACTCATCTACACAGTCTTCTAGTATTACCGGTTCTTCGGAGTCGGCGGTTTCATGGCGCGATCGTGCTGAAGATTTTTATGAGTTAACAAAACCACGGCTGAGTTTTCTCTCAGTTGTCACTGCGGTGGCGGGCTACCTTTCCGCCGATCCGGAACGTGACCTTGGGGTGCTGTTCAGCTTGCTGATCGGCACCTCTTTGGCCGCTGGCGGCGCAGCGGTGCTGAACCAATGGCTGGAGCGTGAAGCCGATGCCAAAATGGTGCGCACCAAAGACCGAGCAATCCCTGCCGGTCGTATCGCTCCGATGCATGCATTGATTTACGGCCTCGGGCTGAGCATCCTCGGCTGCTTCCTCTTATATAAAGGGGCGAATCTTTTGGCAGGCACATTGACCGCCGCCACGATCGCCTCCTACGTGCTGCTATATACACCGCTGAAACGGCTGACGACTTGGAACACTTTAATCGGAGCGATCCCAGGCGCATTGCCACCACTCATCGGTTGGGCCGCTGCCGAAGGCCAAATCACGACGCTAGGCTGGATTCTTTTTGCAATTCTCTTCCTTTGGCAGATGCCGCACTTCTTCGCGATCGCATGGACGCACCGCAAAGACTACGCGCAAGGCGGCTTCGTGATGCTCTCCAATGCAGACAGCACAGGCCACAAAGTTGCCGTGCAGTCCTTTGCCTTTTGCCTCGCATTGATCGTCAGCACCTTACTACCCGTGCTCTTGGGCTATGCGACATGGATCTACGGAACCATCGCCATCGCCGCTGGCATCTACATGCTACGCCCTGCGATTGCATTTCTCAAAGCCGAAGAACGCGACGCAGCTGCGCGTAAACTGTTCTTCGCCTCGATTTTCTACCTGCCCGCGCTGCTCTTTCCGCTCGTGCTGGATCTCTGGTTGCTCTAA
- a CDS encoding DUF420 domain-containing protein, with protein sequence MSFTEALPTVNALLNGTATVLLTAGFICIKTGREQAHRKCMLSAFSVSIIFLIFYVLHKYLVQGVHTPFAGEGAWRTFYYIMLATHIVLAMAIVPLVLTTLTLAIKGKRERHRAWARWTFPIWYYVSVTGVLVYCFLYQWF encoded by the coding sequence ATGTCTTTCACCGAAGCACTTCCCACGGTTAACGCACTGCTCAATGGCACTGCGACGGTGCTCCTGACGGCAGGATTCATCTGCATCAAAACCGGCCGCGAACAAGCACATCGCAAGTGCATGCTGAGCGCCTTCTCGGTATCGATCATCTTCCTGATCTTCTACGTGCTGCACAAATACCTAGTGCAAGGCGTGCACACACCGTTCGCCGGCGAAGGCGCATGGCGCACCTTCTACTACATTATGCTTGCGACGCATATCGTGCTAGCCATGGCAATCGTGCCGCTGGTGCTCACGACTCTGACGCTGGCGATCAAGGGTAAACGCGAGCGACATCGCGCTTGGGCGCGCTGGACCTTTCCGATCTGGTATTATGTCTCAGTGACCGGCGTGCTGGTTTACTGCTTCTTATATCAGTGGTTCTGA
- a CDS encoding c-type cytochrome — MKNASSGLRRFIALASSLIAVTLLGGCDFNTRMSTFDTKGPIAETQYDLFMVTVWVTGFIFVIVGAVFLYATIKFRERKDDDRPLPAQGHGNPLVEIGLIGASILLLVIVAVPTLKAIWYTHDFPITEESKLGAWYEGDDLAAAEEDNVLTIRVDGYQWWWAFDYPQLGITSANEMIIPAGKAIRLELRSKDVIHSFWLPRIAGKVDLIPGRANGMWIQAGDSIEDWQAKTGAEGTDEELRAAYALYLQEEINDYYYGQCAEYCGDSHARMLFRATVVTDSEFATWVSEIKTGHKAPGGMDWDKWYETNSENPELLTGDENEGLQLFMGRGKCATCHTVNGNPRAIGMAGPSLTKVAARHSIAAGWLNHRAEDGSVDLEQQYENFYKWIKEPDVVKPGNLMWKANGGGIGELTDPEDPEKLKLLTDDEVRKISLYLQTLK, encoded by the coding sequence GTGAAGAACGCATCCAGCGGACTCCGCCGTTTCATCGCACTCGCATCCTCGTTGATCGCAGTCACCCTACTGGGTGGTTGTGATTTCAACACCCGCATGTCGACCTTCGACACCAAGGGACCGATCGCAGAGACTCAATACGACCTTTTCATGGTGACCGTATGGGTGACTGGCTTCATCTTCGTGATTGTTGGAGCCGTCTTCCTCTACGCGACGATCAAATTCCGCGAACGCAAGGACGATGACCGCCCACTACCCGCACAAGGCCACGGCAATCCACTGGTCGAGATCGGCCTGATTGGCGCATCGATCCTGCTACTCGTCATTGTGGCAGTGCCAACACTGAAAGCGATTTGGTATACCCATGACTTCCCCATCACGGAAGAAAGCAAGCTCGGCGCATGGTATGAAGGCGACGACCTCGCCGCTGCCGAAGAGGACAATGTTTTGACCATCCGCGTCGATGGCTACCAGTGGTGGTGGGCATTTGACTACCCGCAACTCGGTATCACCTCTGCCAATGAGATGATCATCCCAGCTGGCAAAGCGATCCGCCTAGAGCTCCGCTCCAAGGATGTGATCCACTCCTTCTGGTTGCCACGTATCGCAGGTAAGGTTGATTTGATCCCAGGTCGCGCCAATGGCATGTGGATTCAAGCCGGCGACTCAATCGAAGACTGGCAGGCAAAGACTGGAGCGGAAGGCACGGACGAAGAACTCCGCGCAGCCTACGCACTTTACCTACAAGAAGAGATCAACGATTACTACTACGGCCAATGTGCTGAGTATTGCGGTGATTCCCACGCGCGCATGTTGTTTCGCGCAACAGTCGTAACCGACAGCGAATTTGCTACATGGGTCTCTGAAATCAAGACCGGCCACAAAGCACCAGGTGGCATGGATTGGGACAAGTGGTATGAGACCAACTCCGAAAACCCAGAACTATTGACTGGCGATGAAAACGAAGGCCTCCAGCTCTTCATGGGACGCGGAAAATGTGCGACTTGCCACACTGTCAATGGCAACCCGCGCGCAATCGGCATGGCTGGCCCGAGCCTCACAAAGGTCGCCGCACGCCACTCCATCGCAGCTGGCTGGCTCAACCACCGCGCCGAAGACGGTTCAGTTGACCTAGAGCAACAATACGAGAACTTCTACAAATGGATCAAAGAGCCCGACGTCGTAAAACCCGGCAACCTGATGTGGAAAGCCAATGGCGGCGGCATCGGTGAACTCACAGATCCAGAAGATCCTGAGAAACTCAAACTACTGACAGACGACGAAGTCCGTAAAATCTCACTTTACCTGCAAACCCTCAAGTAG
- a CDS encoding cbb3-type cytochrome c oxidase subunit I, whose product MSSTLTEPTAPATTHDDHALKPEKSNLGLKRPDHSKSVIIDWLTTVDHKKIGIMYGAIALFFLLVGGVEALIIRAQLIVPENDLVSAERYNQLFTMHGTTMIFLAVMPLNAAFFNFLVPLQIGARDVAFPRINSFSLWTFVAGALVLNFSWLMQAFGELGWFTASGPTAGMTDFVPGMGWFGYAPLTERQFTGVGTDFWIMGLQILGIASLSASMNFIATIINMRAPGMKMMRLPVFTWMTLIVSLLIVFAFPAITIALGQLMFDRVFDTSFFQISEGGQPILWQHLFWIFGHPEVYILVLPAMGIVSEVLPTFSKKPLFGYSIVVFSGAVIGFLGFAVWSHHMFTTGLGKVATAAFSLLTMAIAVPTGVKIFNWIGTLWGGRVRFDAPMIFSVGFIWMFMMGGFSGIMHSAAPADAQQQDSYFVIAHFHYVAIGGILLASISGLYFWLPKMLGKMWAGKLSTWVAIFATIGLNVTFFPMHFLGLIGMPRRTHTYLSGFGWDGYNMICTIGAFILGFSILLFVIDIILLMTKGKPAGNDPWNARTLEWATTSPPRCYNFANTPIIPARDALWEHKHGAENRKITFLDEAKHGIHMPSQSWMPMVASFGFIPLGLGLCLMQAGVPYMGYVTISGLVIITLGAILWAIEGPGGYHLHPKEDEI is encoded by the coding sequence ATGAGCAGCACACTTACAGAACCTACCGCACCCGCGACCACGCACGACGATCACGCGCTCAAGCCCGAGAAAAGTAATCTCGGACTCAAGCGCCCCGACCATAGCAAGAGCGTCATCATCGACTGGCTCACCACGGTGGACCACAAGAAGATCGGCATCATGTATGGTGCGATCGCACTCTTCTTTCTGCTTGTCGGCGGTGTTGAAGCGCTGATCATTCGCGCACAGCTCATCGTGCCAGAAAATGACCTCGTCTCTGCAGAACGCTACAATCAACTGTTCACCATGCACGGCACCACGATGATTTTCCTCGCGGTCATGCCATTGAATGCCGCGTTCTTCAATTTCCTCGTGCCCCTTCAGATCGGTGCGCGTGACGTGGCATTCCCACGCATCAATAGCTTCAGCCTGTGGACCTTCGTCGCAGGTGCGCTCGTCCTCAACTTCAGTTGGTTGATGCAAGCATTTGGCGAACTCGGCTGGTTCACCGCCTCTGGCCCCACAGCCGGCATGACGGACTTCGTCCCTGGCATGGGTTGGTTCGGCTATGCGCCATTGACCGAGCGCCAATTCACTGGCGTCGGCACCGACTTCTGGATCATGGGTCTGCAAATCCTCGGGATCGCCTCGTTGAGCGCGTCGATGAATTTCATCGCCACGATTATCAACATGCGCGCACCGGGCATGAAGATGATGCGCCTACCAGTCTTCACTTGGATGACCTTGATCGTCTCCCTACTGATCGTGTTCGCATTCCCTGCGATCACCATCGCGCTGGGGCAGCTCATGTTCGACCGCGTCTTTGACACCAGCTTCTTCCAGATCTCCGAAGGTGGGCAGCCGATCCTCTGGCAGCACTTGTTCTGGATTTTCGGTCACCCCGAAGTGTATATCCTCGTGCTCCCTGCCATGGGTATCGTCTCTGAAGTCCTACCAACCTTCTCAAAGAAGCCACTGTTCGGCTATTCCATCGTGGTATTCTCCGGCGCAGTGATCGGCTTCCTTGGATTCGCAGTTTGGTCGCACCACATGTTCACGACTGGCTTGGGCAAGGTCGCAACGGCCGCTTTCTCGCTGTTGACGATGGCCATTGCGGTGCCAACGGGAGTTAAGATTTTCAACTGGATCGGCACGCTCTGGGGTGGTCGCGTCCGTTTCGATGCGCCGATGATTTTCAGTGTCGGTTTCATCTGGATGTTCATGATGGGCGGTTTCTCTGGCATCATGCACTCTGCGGCTCCTGCGGATGCGCAGCAGCAAGACAGTTACTTCGTGATCGCCCACTTCCACTATGTGGCGATTGGCGGCATTTTGTTGGCATCGATCAGCGGTCTATATTTCTGGCTACCGAAGATGCTCGGCAAAATGTGGGCAGGTAAGCTCAGCACATGGGTCGCTATTTTTGCAACGATCGGCTTGAATGTAACCTTCTTCCCGATGCACTTCCTCGGATTGATCGGCATGCCGCGCCGCACACACACGTATCTTTCCGGATTCGGATGGGATGGCTACAACATGATCTGCACCATCGGCGCATTCATCTTGGGCTTCTCCATTCTGCTCTTCGTAATCGACATCATATTACTCATGACAAAGGGCAAGCCAGCCGGCAATGACCCCTGGAATGCACGCACGCTGGAGTGGGCAACCACCTCGCCCCCTCGCTGCTACAACTTTGCCAATACGCCCATCATCCCTGCACGCGATGCACTTTGGGAGCACAAGCACGGCGCGGAGAACCGCAAGATCACATTCCTCGACGAAGCGAAGCACGGCATCCATATGCCAAGCCAGTCATGGATGCCAATGGTCGCCTCATTCGGCTTCATTCCGCTCGGCCTCGGACTCTGCTTAATGCAAGCCGGGGTGCCATACATGGGCTACGTCACGATTAGCGGACTCGTAATCATCACGCTCGGCGCCATCCTATGGGCGATCGAAGGCCCTGGCGGCTATCACCTCCACCCGAAAGAAGACGAGATCTAA
- a CDS encoding heme-copper oxidase subunit III: MSDAKPAHNDSHHKLMVDNKKLFMWLFLGSDCMFFGTMISTHLIYRKLYPESFDPTSLFSLELTSFSTFILLMSSALMAFAVSAMHKGNMKSFRRNTLGVIFFGLIFLACQVYEFTEFTHAGLTLKSGTFGSTFYMLTGTHGVHVAIGVFWLICMYFYSHTGKMDPHESAVDVEVAGLYWHFVDIVWIIIFTVIYLIEFIQ, from the coding sequence ATGAGTGACGCCAAACCCGCCCACAACGACAGCCATCACAAACTGATGGTCGACAACAAGAAACTCTTCATGTGGTTGTTTCTTGGTTCCGACTGCATGTTTTTCGGCACCATGATCTCCACGCACCTGATATATCGTAAGTTATATCCAGAGTCGTTTGATCCGACCTCCCTCTTCAGCCTCGAGCTCACCTCCTTCTCGACTTTCATCCTGTTGATGAGTTCGGCGCTCATGGCATTCGCAGTATCCGCGATGCATAAGGGCAACATGAAGAGCTTCCGCCGCAACACACTCGGCGTGATTTTCTTCGGCCTGATCTTCCTAGCCTGCCAAGTCTATGAGTTCACCGAATTCACCCACGCGGGACTAACACTCAAGAGTGGCACCTTCGGCTCGACCTTCTACATGCTGACTGGCACGCACGGAGTGCACGTTGCAATTGGTGTCTTCTGGCTGATCTGCATGTATTTCTACTCACACACAGGAAAAATGGATCCGCACGAAAGTGCCGTCGATGTTGAAGTCGCGGGGCTTTACTGGCACTTTGTTGATATCGTCTGGATTATCATCTTCACCGTGATCTATCTGATTGAATTCATTCAATAA